One Marmota flaviventris isolate mMarFla1 chromosome 17, mMarFla1.hap1, whole genome shotgun sequence genomic window, TGGGGGGGGGAGCTAAGGGGACCTAGGGTCGGCGCTTTTGGGGGAATGTGATGGGTGGGGGAGAGACTGTCCGGAGCGGGGGTCTCCGGGAGACACAATGCGGAGGGCGCGGGTACCCAGGCTTGGCGCCGCCAACCCCCTCCCGACTTGTTTTTCTCCCTCCTGGTCCTCGAGGCGCTGCTGCCTGAGCCATTGTCTACAGAAGACACCCGCCCAGGGGCGGGCTGGGGCGGGCACTGGTTCCGCAGCCCCCCGCAGGTTCCTCACTTTAGACCCCGGCTGGGTGGGGGCGCTGGCATCGACTGCCACCCTGGGCCCGGACGGGGGCTGGGCGCCTAGAGCTGAGCTTGAAGGGGGGAGGGGAAAAGGGGGAGTGGGTGAGGCTGTGGGCGGGATCGACTGCTCGAATGGGGTTCTTCGCCCAGGGAGCCTGACAGCTTCCAGCCGGCCCCCCAGGTTTAGAATTTGGGGTGCACAAATAAGAGCTGATTTTCCCATGATGAAGGTGAGGCTGCAGTTGGTGGGCTCTGAGAAAAGGAGTACATTGTGATTCTCAACTCAAGGCGCATGGCTGGGCTGTGGTCGCGGAGCCATGCTGAGTGCCAGCTGGGAAGGCAGGTGCCTGGGTCTCCATCCAGCCCGCGTCCTGCCACTCCTGTCCTCTTCCCGCTCCCAGATCACCCCCTCCTCACCTCACCTCTCCTTCCCAATGGAAGAGACCCTCCCAGCGCCTTACCCAGCCAAGGTGGGTGtgtgaggtgggggtggggccggCTCCTGCAGCGGGAGAGACTAGGACTCCACACCGATGCCTGGGTGCTTCTGTCTCCATCCACCCCAGCCCTGCGCCCACCTCCCAGCCTCCTGCGCCATCACCCCATACTGCACTTGCCTCCTCTGTCTGATGGCCCCATCTCTGCCTGAAACCGTCTTCTCTGCTCCtcaacccccaccaccaccttcaaGAAGCTAGCAGGAAAGGCAGGGTGGGGGTCTGGTTGAGGGAAGTGGGATCCGGATGAAGGGAGGAGGTCGCATTTCCTACTGGAACGAGGCAGGGCTGAAGCTGAGAAGCAGACATTGTATGGAATGTTAGGCTTTGAGGAATGGGGAAGGatctccttctgcctcagtctcccctgaTTTCCCAGGAAGGACAGGAGGCTTTGCCAGGTAGAAGGAGTTCCTAGTTTCTTAGAAAGTCCCTCTGTCAAGGCCCTACGCCCCAGGGGAGAGAGCCCAGGGAATTGGAAATAGAGACTAGCTAGGGGGTTCTCAGGCAGCTGGCTGGGAGCCCAGGTTGAGGGAAGGGAATCTGCTCCAcatctgccccacccccagcttggCACTGATATCTCCTCAGGCTTTACCTGCCCACCCCTATTTTGTGTCCCCAGTCCCCTCACCTCTTCTGAGACTCTTGAGCCCTTGAGCCCAAGGCATTCCTTCAAGTGACCATTTTTAAGGCTGCTGGGTCCCTTATTCCCAGCTGCTCTGTCCAGCTGCTCCCAGCCAGGATAGTAGCCAGGCCCTTCTAGCTTCTCAGAATTCCTACTGTGTGTTGGGGGAGACCAGAGTGGGCTGAGTGTGTGCCCCACCCTACAGGGTTGTGTTCTGgcctgggagggaagagggaggtgggCTCTGGTGAACAGCTGGATGGGATGCCACCAGCAGGCGTGGTCCTGGCCCTGGACTGGAAGCCTGAGATAAAACACCTGTCACTGTTGAGTGTCAGGCTCCACGTGTAAGGCCTTCCTGAAGGGAAGCCGATAGGGTAGATGGGCTGTGGATCCAAGAGCCTGCCTGAGAATCCATGGGAAAACTCGGGTCCCATCATGCCAGTGGAGTTTAGGATCTCTGCAGGCCAGCCCAGCCTGGCTATTCTGGGACTTGGGGCAGAGGCAGCCCTGGAAACCAGAAGAAGGTCTTTCCATCCCAGTTCCCTGCCTATCAGTTTTCTTTGAGTCTGGTGGGCCCTCCAGATTGCCTTCCCCTTGCTAGGGCCCCAGCTCCCTGCCTGATCTCCTGGGAGGAATGAGGGCGTTGCCATGGTGACTGACTGTCACTGACCAGCTATAGACATGAAGGGGAGGGGTCAGGAGATACTTGTTCAGGCTTAGGGGTTAGAGTGTATCCCTAAATTTGAAGGAAAAGAGACTTGTGCAAAGGTTTCTGGGAAGGAGGGGAATGATGGGAATGTCCAATTCCTTAGTGTCCCcttctcaatttttcttctttgagaacTCAAATTCCAACCCAGCTTTcatcctccctttcttttttttctttttggtattggggagtgaatccaggggcacttaactattgagccatatccccagccttcttttgtattttatttagagacagggcctcactgagttacttaggacctccctaagttgctgaggctggctttgaaaacgcaatcctcctgcctcggcctcctgagacactgggattacaggtgtgggccaccacactgGCCCCCATCCTCCCTTTCAAACTTGACCTCATCTATCTCTATCTATAGGCCCCTCCTCCTTGAATTCATCCTTTCTCAGCACTCATTTCCCTTCCTGTCCTCAATAGGGTCAAATAGCTAAGAATTTATGTCCTAGTGATGACTACCAGGTTTGGATCCCAGATTTCTCAACTGTAGTCTATATATCTAAACTCTTTGAGTCTCAGTTTAGCTGTAAAATGGGGAAAGGgcatattttatcaaatttaacACATCATTGACTGTAAGATGCATCATTATTTTTCACTGggtacttgcctgtaatcccagcaactttagagcctgaagcaggagaatcacaagttccaggcctactccagtaactcagcaagacaatttctcaaaataaaatgttaaaatgacagggagatatagctcagtggcagagcaatactgggttcaattcccagtactggaaaaaaaaaaaagaaagaaagaaaaaatgctgtCAATTTTAATGATGACATCATCAATCACAGATAAACCTCAagttcagaaatattaaaatgtgaaaggCTGCATGGGTTAGACTTGATGAAATACAGTAATAGCACCACCTACTTCCCAGACTTCATTTAGGCTTAAATAATAGCACTCCATACTTGCTGGCTATGGCTCAGTGTACTTCTTGCCTGGTGTGCAAGggaagccctgagttccatccccagcactaaaaaagtaaataaacactGGCTTTTATTATAATACGGGTCTGGCATCAGCCCCGTATTCCCCCATAACCAGCAGCccattcctttgattttttttttttaatatttatttattttttagttttcggtggacacaaatcctcattttatttgtatgtggtgctgaggatcgaacccagcacctcgcgcatgccaggcaagtgcgctaccgcttgagccacatccccagcccattcctTTGATCTTGAGGCTTCCCCTAGTTCTCATCCTCCCTCTCGGCTCCTCACTCCCCTCACCCCATCTTGCCCACAGAGATCCTGATCAAGGTGCAGGTGTATGTGAGCGGGGAGCTGGTGCCCCTGGCCCGGGCCTCCGTGGATGTGTTTGGGAACCGGACCTTGCTGGCTGCCGGCACCACAGACTCAGAGGGCGTGGCCACATTACCTCTCAGTTACCGCTTGGGCACCTGGGTACTGGTCACTGCTGCCCGCCCTGGCTTCCTCACCAACTCTGTGCCCTGGCGTGTTGACAAGCTGCCCTGTGAGTGGAGGGGCAGGTGGAGTTGGGAGGGGGGCAGCAGCTGATCCTCCATCAGCCCCTTCCCAAAATAGTCCTCAGGGGTGGAGGGGACAGGCTTTCCAGCAGCTGCTCCCTGGGCTGGGGTATGCAGAATGGGGTGAGGGAGGATGAAACCACTGGGATTTGGGTGTGTGGGGGTGCCTGGAAGGGGGTGTGTGTTTTTCTGGAGCTCACGGGCCACCCCTCTTGCAGTGTATGCATCTGTCAGCCTCTACCTGCTCCCCGAGCGGCCAGCCACCCTCATCCTCTATGAGGACCTTGTGCACATCCTCCTAGGCTCTCCTGGTAAGCCCCACCCTTCCATCCCACACCAACTCCACTTCTTTCCCCCTGATCTGTGTGCAAAAAATATCTCCTTGAACACATATTAGCTGGGTGCACTTGGGCAAGTCACCCAAGCCTCTCTAAGCCATTCTTTGTTCATGTGTAATATGTGGAAACATAATGTCTTAATCAAATTGAGGCAAGGAGTAAGTAACATCAATTGTGCTGAATCCAGTgactcaagcctgtaatcccagtgactttggaggctgaagcaggagaataataagttcaaggcctgcctcagcctggtgagaccctgtttcaaaataaaaattaaaaagggctggtgatatagctcagtggtagagcacacctggattcaatccctagtaccaaataaataaatacattaagtatgcaaaaaaaaaaaaaaaaaaaccacagaaggtattcaataaatgtttatagtCTGTTGGGGCTTCTCGTGGTTTCTATTCTCTCTCTACTCCTACTTCCCTGCCACCTTTATTATCATGTATTTTTGCACTTACTGGGTGTCTGGCTGTGAGGAGGCCATGAGAGGGTCCTTCCACAGGTATTGACCACCGATCAAGTGCAAGGCCTGGAGCTATCCTGAAGTGGTCCTTGTCTACCCACAGGCTTTCAATCTCACTCACTTAAATACTTCAGCATCTGcactgtgccaggcatggtggctggTGCAGGGGCACAATGGtaagaaagaacattaaaaagtCACAGACTTAAGTCCCTGCCTTAAAAAGTCACAGACAAGTAGAAAGACAAACCTCATTACAAACCTTGGAATGGTTGCAGAACTAATAGGGCAGTGGAGAGAGGCAGCTGGATTCAGAGAAGGCCCTAACCTGCATAGAGCCAAGTGGACTAGAGCACTCGGTGGAGGAAGCAGTGGGACTCTGGGCTCAGGAGTAGAAAGCAAGGAGAGATGCTTGCTGAGTGTAAGACCTGGCCAAGTCATCAGGGTGATGTGGCAGAAGGGGACAGTGAGGGTTTGGAAAAGGTTCTGGCCTGGCCATGCTGAGGGTAGATTCCATCTAGCTACCACTAGAGAGCAACCGTGGGTTTGGGAGTGGGAGAAGACCCTCCCCAGTTAAAATTCTTAGCTTGCACCCTTGTTGGCAAATTACTCTTGGCTATCGTATTCACTCTGACCTTGCACCAGAGGCTTCTAAATGTCCCCTGGAGGTTTCTAAAATGCCAGATGGACGTTGCTGCCCAGAGCTACAGCTCTCCCATAGTGCTCACTGCTTTTAGCAGAAGCCCAGACCCTTCCCAGAGCTGGCAGCACCCACCAGGACAGGCAGCCACTGCCTCAGGCTGCAGAGCTTTCTCCTACCAGTCCTCCTGGAAGTCCTTTCCCACTTTTCTGGCAGAGTCTCACTTGTCCTGCAAGACTCCATTCCATGCCTTCCCAGTGCTGGGCTGGTCAGACGCCCCCAGCAGTTAATAAAGAGGCAGGATGGAGTGGGGGTGAGAGGGTGGGTCCTGGTGCCAGAGCTGAGGCATCATTCTGGGATCATGGATGGTGACTTAGAGTAAGTTATCAAACTTCTGCCTCCATTGCGTATCTATGAAATAGAATTGATAATAAAGGCAACCTATCTCAGGGGCTGTTATGCTAATTACAGGGATTACTATAGTATCCAGCTTAGAACAGTGCCCAGTATATTTTAAAGCTTAATAAATGTTATCTATAACCATACAGTATTGGAATTCTGTTTATGTCTATTCCCTTCACcccaacagacacacacacacacacacacctgtctaATGAAGTAGCTACTATCTGTGtctatttaaattgaaataaccaaaattaaaaattcctcaactccttacaaattaaaaatagatccacTTCCTCAGTTACATTaaccacatttcaaatgcttaaTAGCCATATGCGTCTAGTGGGTATAGTAAtggtcatcatcatcattcaTCATGGTAGAAAGTTCCAGTGGTACCTAAAGGGCAGTACCACACTAGACTGTGAACCTGAAGGCAGGGAAGCTGGCCACATTTATCTTTGCATTCCAGGAACTGGCCTGGTACCTGCCATACAGGAGACATTAATTCCCTGAGGACATCATTTtaaatgtcatcattttattGGTTTATAAGGAAACAGTGTTTCAAGGACAGCAAGTAACTTGCCGAGGGTCACATAGACAGGATTGGAGGTTTCAGGTCCACATCTCTTCCAGGTTAACATTTGGACTGCCCAATTCTCTCCAAGTCATCCCTGGCCTTCCCAATTGGCCCGACCCCACGGCCCCCTTCTTAGATATTTGCTTTTTGCCCTGGTCCCTGGCTAGGCCACTGCAGTCCCTCTCTCCATCCAGGAGCCCGATCCCAGCCCTGGGTGCAGTTCCAGCGCCGGGCTGCCCGCCTGCCTGTCAGCTCCACCTACAGCCAGCTCTGGGCCTCGCTCACACCTGCCAGCACCCAGCAGGAAATGCGGGCTTTCCCTGCCTTCCTGGGCACCGAGGCCTCCAGCTCAGGTATGCTAGGTACCTGGTATAGCAGggactccctcccctccccaggagtTAGACCTCAGCCCTGTGTCCTCTTCCCTCAGGCAATGGCTCCTGGTTGGAGCTGATGCCCCTGGCTGCTGTGAGTGTGCACCTGCTGACAGGCAATGGGACAGAGGTACCGCTCTCAGGTCCCATTCACCTGTCCCTGCCAGTGCCCTCAGAGCCTCGTGCCCTGGCTGTGGGCACCAGCATACCAGCTTGGAGGTTTGACCCCAAGAGTGGTAAGTGTCTCAGGGAGCTTCAGGTGCTGGAGTTTGGGGAAGGAAAATTGGACTTAGGTGGCGGTTGGTGGAGGGACATTGAGTTTGATGAGACCATGCCTCTCCCAGGACTGTGGGTACGCAATGGCACTGGTGTGATCAGGAAGGAAGGCCGGCAGCTCTACTGGACCTTCATCTCCCCCCAGTTGGGGTACTGGGTGGCTGCTATGGCCTCCCCCACGGCTGGTGAGAGTGGTGGGGCATTGGGGCAGGGGACAGTGGTGGAAGGGAAGGATGGAAGAGTGGACATTTTATGAAAGGCAGAAAGGGCATCCACACCTGAACACTAAGCCCCTGTCTGGCACAGGGCTGGTCACTATCACGTCAGGCATCCAGGACATTGGCACCTACCATACCATCTTCCTGCTCACCATCCTGGCAGCCCTGGCCCTGCTGGTGCTCATTCTGCTGTGTCTGCTCATCTATTATTGCCGGTGAGTGTATGGGGGACCTCCACCTCCTTTTATCTGAGGCCTGCTGTATGCCTGGTCTTGTGCTGGGCACTGGGGGCCCAAAGATGCACCAACAATTCTGATCCTTGCAGTGCCATCAGGAAAGGACTGCATGTGCAAAAGTAAAGACCAGAAAGTCTAGCAGCTTAAGAGGAGTGGGGGGACAAGTGGTAGGATCTGCAGGCCAGACCCCTCTAGAGACAATCTGCTCTGCGGCTGCTCCTACCAACCCAGCTCTTATATCCAGGGTACTCCAGGCACACTCCTAGTTGGCTTAGGTGCCCTTCCAGGGTCTTAGAATGTAGTTTCCCAGATGGACCTCAGCTGCTGGATGGCCTCCCACTGCACCCTTAACCCTTCCACAACCTCTCTGAGGCCCTTTCCTGCCGACCCCCCATCTCTCCTGAACGCACCAGGCGCGAGCCCCAGTCCTCCAACTATATTCACCCCTCGGTCTGCAACAGCATGGTTTAGGCAGCCACTCTGGCCCTCACCCTCGGTCTTTCCTGAGGGTCACAGTCTCCCTCTCCAGGAGGCGATGCTTGAAGCCAAGGCAACAGCACCGCAAGCTGCAGCTCTCCGGACCTTCTGACGGTAACAAACGAGACCAGGCCACCTCGATGTCCCAGCTCCACCTCATCTGTGGAGGACCCCTGGAGCCCGCCTCGTCGGGGGACCCCGAGGCCCCACCTCCAGGACCCCTGCACTCGGCCTTCTCTAGCTCCAGGGACTTGGCCGCTTCCCGAGACGACTTCTTCCGTGCCAAGCCGCGCTCCGCCAGCCGCCCCGCCGCGGAGCCTCCGGGTGCCCGCGGGGGTGAGGGTGTCGGGCTCAAGGGCGCCCGCTCCGTCGAGGGGCCTGGCGGACTGGAGCCCGGCCTGGAGGAGTACCGGCGGGGGCCCACGGGGGCCGCCGCCTTCCTGCACGAGCCGCCCTCGCCGCCGCCGCCTTTCGACCATTACCTGGGCCACAAGGGGGCAGCCGAAAGCAAGACCCCCGACTTCCTGCTCTCGCAGTCGGTGGACCAGCTGGCGCGGCCGCCGTCCCTCAGCCAGGCGGGGCAGCTCATTTTCTGTGGCTCCATCGACCATCTTAAGGACAATGTCTACCGCAACGTCATGCCCACCCTGGTGATCCCTGCACACTACGTGCGCCTCGGCGGCGAGGCTGGGGCCACAGGAGTGGGCGATGAGCCCGCCCCGCCAGAGGGTTCAGCCTCCGGCCCAGCGCGCCCTTTTCCCCAGCCCGACCCCCAGCGCCCGCTGATGCAGGGCCACTCGGGCGCTGGGGGCGAGGGCGGCGGTGGTGGCAGCGGCGAGGGCTGGGGGGGCGGGCGCTCGGCGCCCGTCAGCGGCTCCGTCACTATCCCGGTGCTGTTCAACGAGTCCACCATGGCGCAGCTCAACGGGGAGCTGCAGGCGCTGACCGAGAAGAAGCTGCTGGAACTGGGCGTGAAGCCTCATCCACGCGCCTGGTTCGTGTCCCTGGATGGGCGCTCCAACTCACAGGTGCGCCACTCCTACATCGACCTGCAGGCGGGAGGCGGGGGCCGCAGCACCGACGCCAGCCTGGACTCCGGCGTAGACGTGCACGAAGCGCGGCCCGCGCGCCGGCGACCCCCGCGGGAGGAGCGGGAGCGCGCCCCGCCCGCcgccccgccgccgccccccgcACCCCCGCGCCTGGCGCTCAGCGAGGACACGGAGCCCAGCAGCAGCGAGAGCCGCACTGGCCTCTGCTCCCCGGAGGACAACTCGCTGACGCCGCTGCTGGACGAGGTGGCGGCTCCCGAGGGCCGGGCGGCCACCGTGCCCCGAGGTCGGGGCCGCAGCCGTGGGGACAGTTCCCGCAGCAGCGCCAGCGAGCTGCGACGAGACTCGCTCACCAGCCCGGAGGACGAGCTGGGGGCAGAAGTGGGCGACGAGACCGGTGACAAGAAGAGCCCCTGGCAGCGGCGGGAGGAGCGGCCGCTAATGGTGTTCAACGTCAAGTAGCGCCGCCTCCGGGCCTGCCCCAGCCGCTCCCGCCCCACCGGGTCCCCAGGCTGCGCGCCCCGGGGAGCTGCTGGGGCACTCACTCTTAGCCCGGAAGGGTGCCCAGGGGCCTGCGGAGCCGGCCGTGGTATGTGCTGGGTAATGTTTTGGGAAGGGACCCAGGCTTTGCCTCCAAGCCTAGGGAGGTGGGAAGGGTCAGGCCTCCCattgggaggggctggggaggagggctgggggggGAAGCAGTGCCTGTATAAACGTGGTTGTACATAGAAAGCTCTATGGAGAGCAGGAGGGGCGACCTGGCCTTGGCTGCTAGTGTGAGggctgggaagggaggggcattCTGTGTACCCCTGGGTTGGGAGAGGGTGCTGCTTGCTGACTAGCCTCTGGGTTACATGTTACAGGGCTGGTGGCTGGGGCAGCCCTGGGGACTGGGGGGTAATGTGATGGGGCCGCTGTGGGCAAGAGCAAATATAAAACTGGTGAGGTTAAGGCCTTGTGTGACTTTTTATGGGGGAGGGGGAATGCTGGTCCTGGAGGAGCACCCCTGTTCAGGGGTCCCCTAGGGAGGGCAGGCAGGGTGGCCAAATCAGACACTGTTAAGAAAGTGTACAAACTTTATTGGAGGCGTATGCAcctgggtacacacacacacacacacacacacacactcacacacaaaagcACACATACACCTGTGGATAGGGGAGAGCACCTGGCCACAGAGTCCACAGAAATTGGGATAGAGGATGGCAGTTTGTAACGTGGCATTTGCCACAGCTCCTTTCTGATAGGAAGACTAGATTGAGGCCCCACCTCCCATggtgatgaggaaactgagaatgggggggggcggggcagggagaATTTGAAGGGAAGAGGTGCTGGGAAGGCCTGAGCAGGTACCCTCTGAGTGGGGTCTCAAGGGCTGTGGTGTGTCTCCAGTCCTCAGCCCCTCTTCACAGCAGCTGTCTCGGGGATGGGCCCCTTAAAGGGGTATCCCAGCGAGGGGTGTCCCAGCGCTGGGTGTTCCTGCGCAAACACTTGGTTCCCTTAGCCCCACAGTGGAAGCCAGCGGGACAACAGTGACGACGATCAGCACAGCAGACACCCTGGATGGTCAGAGGAGGATGAGAGAGTTGGACAAAACAGAACCTAGCCTTCACCCATATCTAGCCCCAGGGTCAGGGGTGGCACTGACCTGGCGATAGGGACAGCAGGCCCAGCTCCCTCGTTTATATGGGCAGCAGGTCTGGTTATCATGACAGAAGCGTCCTCCTCCACAGGCCACATCCCTCACATCCACAGTAGAGCCGAGGGCCAGGCGGGCAGCAGGGTAGGAAGAATCCACTTCCTTCTCACAGGTTCTGGCCTTCACGTTGCAGGTATACCCCGCTGGGCAGCAATGCTGGCGATCCTCACAGCACACAGCCTGGGTGACAAAATGGCATCACACTGCTGtggttccccccaccccactggaCTTAGCATCCTCATCCTATAACAGGCAGGTGGGCACTCACGTGGGGCAACTGGCAGCAGGCCCAACCCCCACTTAGGCTTGGGCAACAGGTCTGCCCCACGGGACAGCTGGTGTGCTGGTCACAGCCGATGTCTCTTGAGTGGGACAGAGAAGCCTGGCGTGTAGGCACCTTCTCCAGTCCAGCTATTATCTTATTCCCCCATTGGCACTGTCCCTCGGCTGTACATGTGTAGCCCTCGGGGCAGCAGTGCAGATGGTCTAAGCAGCAGACAGCCTGGGTTATGGGCAGAAAAAGATATTATAGGAAGCAGCTCTGCAGGGCCCACCTCTCCTGCTCATAGCTCCTACAGCTGGAGACAAATCACAAAGTTGGGTGCCACTGTGGGCTCGGCAGGGTATAGAAGAGCAAGTAACAGGATTCTGGTCACCCACCTGCCCAGACCATGATGCTGTCCCCCCAGTGCTCTCCCCTACCCATGAACCTTGCTGTCCCCCTACCCATGCACCTCTGGGATAGGACAGCAGCCCCACTCCCCAGAAGAAAGTCTGCAGCAGGTATTGGAGGAGGGACAGCTGGTGAAGTTATCACAGGGAACATCAGTCTTCAAGGATGGTGGGTCTGGCAGGCTGAGATGGGCTGGGACCTTCTCCATCCAGGGCACTTGGAGGGTCCCCTGTTCACATGTTCCCTTCTCTGTGTAACACTTAAAGCCTGCTGGGCAGCAATGTATGTGGTCCTCACAGCATACAGCCTAGGGTGGATGGAGAAGGGCCAGTGGGCACAGGAGTCTAGCCAGCTGCCATCTCTGTTCAACCCAGCCCACCCACTGCTCCCAAGTACCTGTGTAAAAGGGCAGCAGCCCCAAGCCCCTGACTGGAGGCGGCAGCAGGTATAGCCATCTGGGCAGCTCACCTCCATGTCACACTTCACCTCCTGCACTGTGAAGTAGGCAGAGAACAAATCAGCAGTGGCACTAGGGACCCTCAGGGTGCACCACACTTTGCGGGCTCCACATCTAGAAGCAGATGTTAAGGATGGAGGGTACAGTTTATGCCACCCCACAGTGAACCAAAGGCAAGGCCAGTGTGGAGGAAAGGGGGCTACAGCTGCCTGGTCCCTCTCTGCGTCCATCAGCACTGACCCCCACTTCTGTTCctagaataacttagaggagagCCCTCATAGTGCAGATGGAATGGGGTCTATGATTTGCCTCTGGTACCTGTGTGTGCTGGCATCTTGGTCAGAAGGTCCATAGCATTCTCTTTGGAGAGGCACTTACTCTGGATCAGGTCACACACAGTGTCCTGGGGGCAGCAGTGCAGATGGTCAGAGCAGCAGATGGcctgggtggggacaggggtAAGTCTAGTGACTGACTTCTAGTCTCAGGGGAGCACAAGTATTCAGGCTGACAGCTGGCACTGCTCCAATTCCCCACTAGGGGGCAGCACAAGTCCTGAGTCAGCCAGGCTCTCATCACCAGTCAaccagcctcagcccctggagcCCCTGTAAAGCACTGTCCAGGCCAGTTGGCCATGGGCACACAGCCAAGCTGGCTCTAGCCCCTTACTCACATTGGGCACTGGACAGCAGCCATACTTCCCACTGGGCAGCTCACAGCAGGTAGAATCATCAGGGCATTGGGACTGTGCATCAGGGCACAAAATAGAGTTGGGCAAAGCTGCTAGAAGAAGAGCAAGGTATGAGAAGGGAAACGAGGGTGAAGGAGAACTTTTTCCCAGCTGCCCGCAATCCCAGTCCTATGCTCTCCCACCTCCTCACCTTCCCCCTTAGTCCTTTTCGCAGGGATCTTCTTTGCCAGGGGGTGGGTGCCTGTGGGTGTGATGCAGCGAGTATGAACCAGGTCACAGGATGCACCATGAGGACAGCAGTGTACTCTGTCTTCGCAGCAAGAAGCCTGAGAAGAGATGGTCCTGATTCCATCTTTTTCCCTCAATCCCCGCCCCTAGCTCTGCCCCCACCACCTTCCATTCACCTCCATCTCTCCAAACCTGTACCTGGGGCATTGGGCAGCATCCCCAGGAGCCATCAAGCATAATGCAGCACGTGGAGGACTCAGGGCATTCGAACTGGCTACCAGGGCACTGGACAGCACCCAAGAGGTTGTTATCTGTGGACAAGATGATCCAGGATTCTACCAATCCAGTTGGTGAAGGTATTCCCCCATCACTCAAGAAGCCGGTGGCACCAGGGCCTGCAGGCCCAGCTACAGGGGACCTCGGGATTGGCACTGGAGTTCTAATGATCTCCCAGGATCCCCTAGCCCACTTCTCAGACAAGCCAGTCCCTGCCTCAGAAAGATGACTGGGAGCAGAGAATCTACTAAAAGTTAGTTGGCATTAACTCAGTCCAGTGGGACCCAACCCCACAATGCTAGGAATCCTGCATTTTCTCCTGTCCCCTCCTAGAGCTGCCCCTCTGTCCAGAGCACAGGTTTGCTTAATACAAATACCACACAAATAAGGACACAAGGGCAGGAATCAGGGCCACCCAGCTGGCTGGGCTTCTGGGCACACCAGGATAATGTTGCCCACCACCTGCCCTCTATCAGCACCCCTGCCATACCTGGTCTTCGGAAACAGGATTGCCCATCAGCACTGCAGTGGAAGCCCCAGG contains:
- the Grn gene encoding progranulin isoform X1, producing the protein MWILVSWVTLVAGLVAGTQCPDGQFCPIACCLDPGGASYSCCSPVPEKWPTTLSRPLSSTCQTHAHCPAGYSCIITITGTSSCCPFPKAVSCGDGSHCCPWGFHCSADGQSCFRRPDNNLLGAVQCPGSQFECPESSTCCIMLDGSWGCCPMPQASCCEDRVHCCPHGASCDLVHTRCITPTGTHPLAKKIPAKRTKGEALPNSILCPDAQSQCPDDSTCCELPSGKYGCCPVPNAICCSDHLHCCPQDTVCDLIQSKCLSKENAMDLLTKMPAHTVQEVKCDMEVSCPDGYTCCRLQSGAWGCCPFTQAVCCEDHIHCCPAGFKCYTEKGTCEQGTLQVPWMEKVPAHLSLPDPPSLKTDVPCDNFTSCPSSNTCCRLSSGEWGCCPIPEAVCCLDHLHCCPEGYTCTAEGQCQWGNKIIAGLEKVPTRQASLSHSRDIGCDQHTSCPVGQTCCPSLSGGWACCQLPHAVCCEDRQHCCPAGYTCNVKARTCEKEVDSSYPAARLALGSTVDVRDVACGGGRFCHDNQTCCPYKRGSWACCPYRQGVCCADRRHCCPAGFHCGAKGTKCLRRNTQRWDTPRWDTPLRGPSPRQLL
- the Grn gene encoding progranulin isoform X2, encoding MWILVSWVTLVAGLVAGTQCPDGQFCPIACCLDPGGASYSCCSPVPEKWPTTLSRPLSSTCQTHAHCPAGYSCIITITGTSSCCPFPKAVSCGDGSHCCPWGFHCSADGQSCFRRPDNNLLGAVQCPGSQFECPESSTCCIMLDGSWGCCPMPQASCCEDRVHCCPHGASCDLVHTRCITPTGTHPLAKKIPAKRTKGEAALPNSILCPDAQSQCPDDSTCCELPSGKYGCCPVPNAICCSDHLHCCPQDTVCDLIQSKCLSKENAMDLLTKMPAHTVQEVKCDMEVSCPDGYTCCRLQSGAWGCCPFTQAVCCEDHIHCCPAGFKCYTEKGTCEQGTLQVPWMEKVPAHLSLPDPPSLKTDVPCDNFTSCPSSNTCCRLSSGEWGCCPIPEAVCCLDHLHCCPEGYTCTAEGQCQWGNKIIAGLEKVPTRQASLSHSRDIGCDQHTSCPVGQTCCPSLSGGWACCQLPHAVCCEDRQHCCPAGYTCNVKARTCEKEVDSSYPAARLALGSTVDVRDVACGGGRFCHDNQTCCPYKRGSWACCPYRQGVCCADRRHCCPAGFHCGAKGTKCLRRNTQRWDTPRWDTPLRGPSPRQLL
- the Grn gene encoding progranulin isoform X3: MWILVSWVTLVAGLVAGTQCPDGQFCPIACCLDPGGASYSCCSPVPEKWPTTLSRPLSSTCQTHAHCPAGYSCIITITGTSSCCPFPKAVSCGDGSHCCPWGFHCSADGQSCFRRPDNNLLGAVQCPGSQFECPESSTCCIMLDGSWGCCPMPQASCCEDRVHCCPHGASCDLVHTRCITPTGTHPLAKKIPAKRTKGEAALPNSILCPDAQSQCPDDSTCCELPSGKYGCCPVPNDTVCDLIQSKCLSKENAMDLLTKMPAHTVQEVKCDMEVSCPDGYTCCRLQSGAWGCCPFTQAVCCEDHIHCCPAGFKCYTEKGTCEQGTLQVPWMEKVPAHLSLPDPPSLKTDVPCDNFTSCPSSNTCCRLSSGEWGCCPIPEAVCCLDHLHCCPEGYTCTAEGQCQWGNKIIAGLEKVPTRQASLSHSRDIGCDQHTSCPVGQTCCPSLSGGWACCQLPHAVCCEDRQHCCPAGYTCNVKARTCEKEVDSSYPAARLALGSTVDVRDVACGGGRFCHDNQTCCPYKRGSWACCPYRQGVCCADRRHCCPAGFHCGAKGTKCLRRNTQRWDTPRWDTPLRGPSPRQLL